One Desulfofundulus luciae genomic window, AGGCTGCTGAGGCAGTTGATTAAAATAGGTGCCCGGGACGGCGGGGAGGAGTTTCGCCGGGTGGCTGAAGAAGTTATCCGGGAAGAGCGCTTAAAAAATCATCATCTTTTGGCTAATGATCTGGAGCGTATTCTTTATGGAGAACATTCGGACCCGGGTAGAAAAAGTTTTCCGAGAGTATTGTATGATATTCCCAGGGACCGGGAACGGGGATTGCCGCTCCTTGCAGTTCGTGAGCCGGTGCGGTATCTGCAGGACATAGTTCTTTCTGACGTTAACAAATCTATATTGGAAGAAGTGTTGCTTGAAAATAGCCGTGCCGAAGTGCTGGCCAGTTACGGTCTAAAACCCATTTCCCGCCTTTTGTTTTGCGGGCCGCCGGGATGCGGGAAAACTTTAGCGGCAGAGGTTTTGGCCGCCGAATTGGGTTTGGAACTGGCGGTTGTCCGTTTTGATGCGGTAGTTTCTTCCTTCCTGGGGGAAACGTCGGCCAACCTTCGGAAAGTATTTGATTTTTTGGAAACAAGCTGCTTTGTTGCTTTGTTTGATGAATTTGACGCGATTGGAAAGACCAGGGATGATCTTGGCGAACATGGAGAACTCAAGCGGGTTGTCAATTCTTTTTTGCAGATGATGGATGGTTTCCGTGGAAAAAGTATTTTAATTGCTGCTACCAACCACGAGCGACTTTTGGACAAAGCTTTGTGGCGTAGATTTGATGAGGTACTGTTTTTTGAGCGGCCTAACTTAGAACAGATTCGGCAGTTGCTGATTGTTAAACTGAGGGGTGTCCGGTACGATCTGCCGCTGGAAGACCGTTCGTTTCTCAATCAGTTTAAGGGCTTTTCGCATGCCGACATCGAGCGCATTCTGATCCGAGCCATTAAAACAATGGTTCTCAAAGGAAGGGAGTTTCTTACTTTGGAACTGGTAGAAGAAGCGCGCAAGCGTGAGGAGGAAAGGCAGAATATTGTATTGAGGTTATAAGATCCGTGAAGAGGTGTTTGTGTTGGAGCGATATAACCACTTGAGATTGCAACGCCTGGTGCCGATTAATCCCCGGCGCGTTCGACCGGGGAGAAGTAACGTAACCGT contains:
- a CDS encoding AAA family ATPase yields the protein MAEEVIREERLKNHHLLANDLERILYGEHSDPGRKSFPRVLYDIPRDRERGLPLLAVREPVRYLQDIVLSDVNKSILEEVLLENSRAEVLASYGLKPISRLLFCGPPGCGKTLAAEVLAAELGLELAVVRFDAVVSSFLGETSANLRKVFDFLETSCFVALFDEFDAIGKTRDDLGEHGELKRVVNSFLQMMDGFRGKSILIAATNHERLLDKALWRRFDEVLFFERPNLEQIRQLLIVKLRGVRYDLPLEDRSFLNQFKGFSHADIERILIRAIKTMVLKGREFLTLELVEEARKREEERQNIVLRL